The Thermoflavifilum sp. genome contains a region encoding:
- a CDS encoding (Fe-S)-binding protein — protein MTRVQLFIPCFVDQLYPETGFNMVKVLEKAGCEVHYNPEQTCCGQPAFNAGYWEEAKAVAQKFIRDFHTYDYIVTPSASCAGFVRNYYPRLFDNSAQHNDVKLLRKNLFEFTEFLTDVLQVTDFGAELQGVATYHDSCSALRECHIKEAPRQLLAHVKGLKLIEMEDNETCCGFGGTFAVKFAPISLGMGEQKIDHALATGARYVISTDLSCLMHLDGIIRHKQLPLQVMHIADVLASGW, from the coding sequence ATGACCAGGGTTCAACTGTTTATTCCTTGTTTCGTGGATCAGCTCTATCCTGAGACGGGATTTAATATGGTAAAGGTGCTGGAAAAAGCAGGCTGCGAAGTACACTACAATCCCGAGCAAACCTGTTGTGGGCAACCTGCTTTCAATGCCGGATACTGGGAGGAAGCAAAAGCCGTAGCTCAAAAGTTTATTCGGGATTTTCATACATACGATTATATCGTTACACCGAGTGCATCCTGTGCAGGTTTTGTACGGAATTATTATCCCAGGCTATTTGACAATTCGGCCCAGCATAATGATGTGAAATTGCTGCGTAAAAACTTATTTGAGTTTACCGAATTTTTAACCGATGTTTTGCAGGTAACCGACTTTGGTGCTGAATTACAGGGTGTGGCCACGTATCACGACTCCTGTTCGGCTTTGCGGGAATGCCATATCAAGGAAGCTCCACGCCAGCTGTTGGCGCACGTAAAAGGATTGAAACTCATTGAAATGGAAGATAATGAAACCTGCTGTGGTTTTGGAGGTACGTTTGCCGTAAAATTTGCACCCATTTCACTGGGTATGGGAGAACAGAAAATTGATCATGCCCTGGCAACAGGAGCCCGGTATGTAATATCCACCGACCTGTCGTGTTTGATGCATCTCGACGGCATCATCCGCCACAAGCAACTCCCGCTGCAGGTGATGCATATTGCCGATGTACTGGCATCAGGATGGTAA
- the ribH gene encoding 6,7-dimethyl-8-ribityllumazine synthase has protein sequence MSVHNERFLDPASIPIVENGTVAIVHTEWNAFIVDELVKGCERMLVQHGVIDIEKLMVPGAFEIPFGCRQVFDRYQPEAIIALGCVIRGETPHFDYVCQAVTQGIGALNIVLPSPVIFGVLTVNDVEQARQRAGGKQGHKGEEAAIAALKLMYQKRQWQQE, from the coding sequence ATGTCGGTACATAACGAACGTTTCCTGGATCCAGCTTCTATTCCAATTGTAGAAAATGGTACCGTTGCTATCGTGCATACCGAATGGAACGCATTTATCGTTGACGAGCTGGTGAAGGGCTGCGAGCGTATGTTGGTGCAGCATGGTGTAATTGATATTGAAAAACTCATGGTCCCGGGCGCTTTTGAGATTCCGTTTGGATGCCGACAGGTATTTGATCGCTATCAACCCGAAGCCATTATTGCACTGGGTTGTGTCATCAGAGGTGAAACCCCACATTTTGATTATGTTTGTCAGGCTGTCACGCAGGGCATCGGAGCATTGAATATTGTGCTTCCTTCACCGGTTATCTTTGGCGTGCTTACGGTGAATGACGTTGAACAGGCTCGCCAGCGTGCCGGTGGGAAGCAGGGGCATAAGGGCGAAGAGGCTGCTATTGCAGCACTCAAACTGATGTATCAAAAACGGCAATGGCAGCAGGAATGA
- a CDS encoding EVE domain-containing protein: MSGWLVKSEPFVYAWDQLVKDGKTCWDGVRNYQARNYLLQMRKGDEVFFYHSNEGLSIVGIARVCREAYPDPGADDPRWVAVDLIPWRTLPRPVSLSQMKADPRLKDMALLRQSRLSVSPVREAEWKAILELAGWQENV, from the coding sequence ATGTCCGGATGGCTGGTAAAATCTGAACCGTTTGTGTATGCATGGGATCAGCTGGTAAAAGATGGTAAAACCTGCTGGGATGGGGTGCGTAATTATCAGGCGCGAAATTATTTGTTGCAGATGCGAAAGGGCGATGAAGTATTTTTTTACCACAGCAACGAAGGGCTATCGATTGTCGGTATTGCCCGGGTATGTCGTGAAGCATATCCCGATCCCGGTGCCGATGATCCCCGCTGGGTGGCTGTAGACCTGATTCCCTGGCGGACCTTGCCCCGACCGGTAAGCCTATCGCAGATGAAGGCGGATCCGCGTTTGAAAGATATGGCTTTGCTTCGCCAGAGCCGGTTATCGGTAAGTCCTGTGCGGGAAGCCGAATGGAAGGCTATTCTGGAACTGGCGGGTTGGCAGGAAAACGTTTAA
- a CDS encoding multicopper oxidase domain-containing protein, whose protein sequence is MKEKNRYAWLLTILAISLSIQGFSQSHSVKEYWLTIREEKVNKAGKWVKAITVNDSIPAPTLYFNEGDSAVIHISNALKEPSSIHWHGILLPNFYDGVPYLSTPPIAPGKTFTVRFVIRQHGTYWYHSHSMMQEQRGLYGAIVIYPAKKIHEYDREYTVLFSDWTNENPHHIMKNLKRGMEWYAIKKRQAQSLNRVIAHHGLAERIQMAWQRMPPMDMSDVYYNAFLANGNRSLYFPEAKPGERIRIRIIDGSSSTFFHLQYSGGNMQIIAADGQDVKPVSVTRLLIGVAETYDVIITIPDSGRYELRATAQDGSGYASLYFGTGVLHPAPTLPRPDIFHMEGIMMEGMAGMKMKMDHMNMYISQKRMNREMPDIQKAYLDREDIQIGGSLSMQMPGMDMHQKHDEMDMPATQMDTTQPMHHMHDMDMQTDTPSTAHPMQHMHDMHDMQHMDMHTDDMPVSSSGWQQQADSIIFNYDMLQALHPTGFDTTIHPVRHLIFNLTGSMWRYIWSINGKTLSEDDSIQVKQGEILRITLNNQTMMYHPMHLHGHFFRVVNANGSLSPLKHTVIVPPMRSITIEFAAQEPGDWFFHCHILYHMMAGMARTFQYTDYVQPDTMQYFPIKHLLHDDNHWFFWGDAQLSSNFGHGYLSYSNRKNWIQINGDYGWNHQQYEWMGTYERFVTRYLRPYAGIVGSNKNEYLNYFKKNGKSIPEQDTRGVIGIRYLLPLFLNADLRIDTRAHVRFTLSGETWLFPRVWLNYSANTDKEWEVHLEGMINQYVSLSAGYHSDYRWGGGLLVRF, encoded by the coding sequence ATGAAAGAAAAAAACAGATATGCATGGTTGCTGACGATACTGGCAATCAGTCTATCCATACAGGGATTTTCACAATCCCATTCTGTAAAAGAATACTGGCTTACCATTCGAGAAGAAAAAGTAAATAAGGCGGGCAAATGGGTGAAAGCCATCACGGTGAATGATTCCATACCTGCGCCAACGCTTTATTTTAATGAAGGCGATTCGGCTGTAATCCATATTTCCAATGCGTTAAAAGAGCCATCTTCCATTCACTGGCACGGCATTTTGCTACCCAATTTTTACGATGGCGTACCCTATCTGAGCACGCCGCCTATTGCGCCTGGAAAGACGTTTACCGTAAGATTTGTTATCCGCCAGCACGGTACTTACTGGTATCATTCGCATTCCATGATGCAGGAACAAAGAGGCCTGTACGGCGCTATTGTCATTTATCCAGCAAAGAAAATTCATGAGTACGACCGGGAATATACTGTGCTGTTTTCCGACTGGACAAATGAAAATCCGCATCACATCATGAAGAATCTGAAACGAGGCATGGAATGGTATGCTATCAAAAAACGACAGGCCCAGAGCCTGAATCGGGTAATTGCGCATCATGGACTGGCCGAGCGCATACAGATGGCCTGGCAACGCATGCCCCCCATGGATATGTCTGATGTGTATTACAATGCATTCCTGGCTAATGGCAATCGATCCTTGTATTTTCCGGAAGCCAAGCCTGGTGAACGTATCCGCATACGTATCATCGATGGGTCTTCTTCCACTTTCTTCCATCTGCAATACTCCGGAGGGAATATGCAAATCATCGCTGCCGACGGACAGGATGTGAAACCCGTTAGCGTTACACGCTTACTCATCGGCGTGGCCGAAACCTATGATGTGATCATCACCATACCCGATAGTGGCAGATATGAACTTCGTGCTACGGCCCAGGATGGCTCAGGATATGCTTCACTTTATTTTGGGACAGGCGTGCTACATCCTGCTCCTACCCTCCCCAGACCCGATATCTTTCACATGGAAGGTATCATGATGGAAGGTATGGCTGGAATGAAGATGAAAATGGATCACATGAATATGTATATAAGCCAGAAGCGGATGAATCGCGAAATGCCTGATATCCAGAAAGCCTATCTCGACAGGGAAGATATCCAGATTGGAGGTTCGTTGAGTATGCAAATGCCGGGCATGGATATGCATCAAAAGCATGATGAAATGGATATGCCGGCTACGCAGATGGATACCACTCAACCCATGCACCATATGCATGACATGGATATGCAAACAGATACCCCGTCAACTGCTCATCCTATGCAGCACATGCATGATATGCACGACATGCAGCATATGGATATGCATACGGATGATATGCCTGTATCGTCCTCAGGATGGCAACAGCAAGCTGATTCTATCATTTTCAACTACGACATGTTGCAGGCCCTGCATCCTACCGGATTTGATACGACCATACATCCGGTTCGTCATCTCATCTTTAACCTTACCGGAAGCATGTGGCGCTATATCTGGAGTATCAATGGGAAAACATTATCTGAAGATGATTCTATCCAGGTAAAACAGGGAGAAATCCTGCGCATCACATTAAATAACCAGACCATGATGTATCATCCCATGCATCTGCATGGACATTTTTTCAGGGTTGTAAACGCCAATGGAAGCTTATCGCCCCTGAAACACACCGTCATTGTTCCGCCCATGCGTTCGATTACCATTGAATTTGCAGCTCAGGAACCCGGTGATTGGTTTTTTCATTGCCATATTCTTTATCACATGATGGCGGGCATGGCACGTACATTTCAATATACCGATTATGTTCAGCCAGATACCATGCAATATTTTCCCATCAAACATTTACTTCACGACGACAACCACTGGTTTTTCTGGGGAGACGCCCAGCTGTCAAGTAATTTTGGACACGGCTATCTTTCTTATTCCAATCGTAAAAACTGGATACAGATCAATGGCGATTATGGATGGAATCATCAACAATATGAATGGATGGGTACTTATGAGCGTTTTGTAACTCGTTATCTGCGGCCTTATGCAGGCATTGTAGGAAGCAATAAAAATGAATATTTAAACTACTTTAAAAAGAATGGAAAATCAATACCCGAACAGGATACAAGAGGCGTAATTGGAATTCGTTATCTATTACCTTTATTTTTAAATGCCGACCTGCGCATAGATACCCGCGCGCATGTCAGATTCACCCTGAGCGGAGAAACCTGGCTATTCCCGCGCGTATGGCTGAATTACAGCGCGAATACCGATAAAGAATGGGAGGTGCATCTGGAAGGGATGATCAATCAGTATGTTTCCCTGTCGGCAGGGTATCATTCCGACTACCGCTGGGGAGGAGGCTTGTTGGTAAGGTTTTAA
- the pdhA gene encoding pyruvate dehydrogenase (acetyl-transferring) E1 component subunit alpha, translating into MQTKESKPQVKVAREATQLFGKETYLYWYELMLLIRRFEEKAGQLYGMQKIRGFCHLYMGQEAVAAGAMTATRPDDKFITAYRDHGLAIAKGISPKACMAELYGKITGCSKGKGGSMHFFSREHNFFGGHGIVGGQIGVGAGLAFAEKYKGTDHVVLCFFGDGAARQGILHETLNLAALWDLPVVFICENNEYAMGTSVQRSSKTVDIYRYADSYAIPGEAVDGMNPESVHIGIEKAVRRAREGKGPSLLEIKTYRYRGHSMSDPAKYRSKEEVEEYKKRDPITQVLQVIQKHNWATEQEIEAIEEKVKREIDEAVQFAEESPWPDESELYRDVYVQPDYPFIVD; encoded by the coding sequence GTGCAAACAAAAGAAAGCAAACCACAGGTAAAGGTAGCCCGGGAAGCGACTCAGCTCTTTGGAAAAGAAACTTATCTGTACTGGTATGAGCTGATGTTGCTGATTCGCCGCTTTGAAGAAAAGGCGGGTCAGCTTTACGGGATGCAAAAAATCAGAGGTTTCTGTCATCTCTACATGGGTCAGGAAGCCGTAGCAGCTGGCGCCATGACCGCCACCCGGCCCGATGATAAATTCATTACCGCTTATCGTGATCACGGATTGGCCATTGCGAAGGGAATATCGCCCAAGGCCTGCATGGCCGAGCTTTATGGTAAAATCACCGGATGCTCGAAAGGGAAGGGCGGCAGCATGCATTTCTTTTCGCGTGAACACAATTTTTTTGGCGGACATGGCATTGTGGGTGGACAGATTGGTGTGGGCGCCGGACTGGCCTTTGCAGAAAAATACAAAGGCACCGATCATGTGGTGCTTTGCTTTTTTGGTGATGGAGCCGCGCGTCAGGGTATTTTGCATGAAACCCTGAATCTTGCTGCCTTGTGGGATTTGCCCGTGGTGTTCATCTGTGAAAATAATGAATATGCGATGGGCACCTCCGTACAACGCAGCTCTAAAACGGTTGATATTTATCGATATGCCGATTCTTATGCCATTCCCGGAGAGGCTGTAGATGGCATGAATCCGGAGTCCGTACATATCGGCATCGAAAAAGCCGTTCGTCGTGCAAGAGAAGGCAAAGGTCCCAGCCTGCTGGAAATCAAAACCTATCGTTATCGTGGCCACTCGATGAGCGATCCCGCCAAGTATCGCTCCAAAGAAGAAGTGGAAGAATACAAAAAACGCGATCCCATCACCCAGGTACTTCAGGTGATTCAAAAACATAACTGGGCCACTGAACAAGAAATAGAGGCCATCGAGGAAAAGGTGAAGCGTGAAATCGACGAAGCCGTTCAATTTGCTGAAGAATCGCCCTGGCCGGACGAAAGCGAATTGTATCGCGATGTTTACGTCCAACCCGATTATCCCTTTATTGTAGATTGA
- a CDS encoding DNA replication/repair protein RecF: MEILRRLYLYRIMHGPSSYIVAVEMVQFKNFTQAAFAFSPGINLIVGPNGAGKTNLLDAVHYLSMTKSYFSATDQPLIQYGKEGFRLEGKWYQHEAEHQLVCVVREGTKKEFRVNDIPYPRLAAHIGRFPVVMIAPDDVQMITGGSEERRKWLDMLLSQLSGDYLLHLVAYHKILSQRNQLLRRWVEQPSSHVHDLLDTYDKQWIPHAEAIFQYRQQICAQLIPLTTQFYIHLSGNKEHIQLQYQSQLHEKPFAEWLREQRKLDLQIGRSSVGIHKDDLQFLLNGYPVKIHGSQGQRKSFLLALKFAQHQLIVKQKGIIPVLMLDDIFDRLDPKRIQLLLSLIRLEGFGQVLITDTDPERLTAHLPPSSTSVNWIQLTYPLQGA, from the coding sequence ATGGAAATACTGCGCAGGTTGTATCTTTACCGCATCATGCACGGCCCCTCATCTTATATTGTTGCAGTTGAAATGGTTCAGTTTAAGAATTTTACTCAGGCGGCTTTTGCATTTTCACCGGGCATAAATTTGATTGTGGGGCCGAATGGTGCCGGTAAAACCAATTTGCTGGACGCCGTGCACTATCTATCGATGACGAAAAGCTACTTCTCCGCAACGGATCAGCCTTTGATTCAATATGGCAAAGAAGGATTCCGGCTGGAAGGCAAATGGTACCAGCACGAGGCTGAACATCAGCTGGTTTGTGTGGTGAGAGAAGGAACAAAAAAAGAATTTCGCGTAAATGATATTCCCTATCCACGCCTGGCCGCGCATATTGGCCGCTTCCCGGTGGTGATGATTGCACCCGATGATGTGCAAATGATTACCGGCGGAAGTGAAGAAAGAAGAAAATGGCTGGATATGCTGCTGAGTCAGCTCTCCGGCGATTATCTATTGCATCTGGTGGCCTACCATAAAATTCTTTCCCAGCGCAACCAGCTCTTGCGCCGATGGGTGGAACAACCTTCGTCGCATGTGCATGATTTGCTTGACACCTACGATAAACAATGGATCCCGCATGCTGAAGCTATTTTCCAGTATCGGCAACAAATCTGCGCACAATTGATTCCGTTGACCACACAATTTTATATTCACCTTTCAGGCAATAAAGAACATATTCAACTGCAGTATCAATCACAACTTCATGAAAAACCGTTTGCTGAATGGCTTCGTGAGCAAAGAAAGCTGGATTTACAGATCGGACGCTCGAGCGTGGGCATCCATAAAGATGATCTCCAATTTTTGTTGAATGGTTATCCGGTGAAAATTCACGGCTCGCAGGGACAACGAAAAAGTTTTCTGCTGGCTTTAAAATTTGCCCAGCATCAATTGATTGTCAAACAAAAAGGCATCATTCCCGTACTAATGCTGGATGATATATTTGACAGACTCGATCCCAAACGCATCCAGCTGCTGCTTTCCCTGATTCGGCTGGAAGGATTTGGACAGGTATTAATCACCGACACCGACCCCGAGCGCCTTACCGCACATCTGCCACCTTCTTCGACATCCGTAAACTGGATCCAACTTACTTATCCTCTACAGGGCGCATAA
- a CDS encoding saccharopine dehydrogenase C-terminal domain-containing protein: MPLSASTTRQILLFGAGKSSTYLIEYLLQHAPKEKWHLTVVDYDIMAAREKIGRSFYATADAFDVKVATDALDMYLSKADIVISLLPPALHHIIAEHCIRFKKNLLTASYVDEEVKQLSPAIEQSGVLFLYEMGLDPGIDHMSAMKLIHSIQRKGGDILQFHSYCGGLVSPVSDDNPWSYKISWNPGNIVRAGKEGAVFKENGEVKQVAYEELFEWCGRHEVNIPGVGKLAYYPNRDSLRYLALYGLENIPNFKRATLRYPAFCEGWHALVKLGLTAESPSTSTDGVSYRQWLSNYLGMGNDEHLEEKLAEKLGIRPHARIMRQLRYLGWFDPTPINKGNLTPVQLLQSMIEEKLALKQADKDLVVMMHDIVFERKHIKTRLKSFLVLEGEDAMHTAMAKTVGLPLAIATRLILNGRINLKGLHIPVAPEIYQPVLKELEEYGIRFEESYD, translated from the coding sequence ATGCCTTTATCAGCATCAACAACCCGGCAAATCTTATTATTTGGTGCGGGTAAATCATCTACCTATTTAATTGAATATTTACTACAACATGCACCTAAAGAAAAATGGCACTTAACGGTAGTGGATTATGATATCATGGCTGCACGCGAAAAAATAGGCCGTTCTTTTTATGCAACCGCTGATGCTTTTGATGTAAAGGTGGCCACTGATGCCCTGGACATGTATTTGAGCAAGGCTGATATTGTGATTTCTTTATTGCCGCCTGCATTGCATCATATCATAGCCGAACATTGTATACGCTTCAAAAAAAACTTACTCACCGCGTCGTATGTCGATGAGGAAGTAAAACAATTGTCGCCCGCCATCGAACAGTCGGGCGTATTGTTTCTTTATGAAATGGGACTCGATCCGGGCATCGACCATATGTCGGCCATGAAGCTCATTCACTCCATTCAACGAAAAGGAGGCGATATTCTGCAGTTTCATTCCTATTGCGGTGGACTGGTTTCACCCGTAAGTGATGATAATCCATGGTCTTACAAAATTTCCTGGAACCCGGGCAACATTGTACGGGCCGGGAAAGAAGGGGCGGTTTTTAAAGAAAATGGCGAGGTAAAACAAGTCGCCTATGAAGAACTGTTTGAATGGTGTGGCCGACATGAGGTGAATATACCAGGCGTAGGCAAGCTGGCTTATTATCCGAATCGTGATTCGTTGCGATACCTGGCACTGTATGGGCTGGAAAACATCCCGAATTTCAAACGGGCTACCCTGCGCTATCCCGCCTTCTGCGAAGGCTGGCATGCCCTGGTGAAATTAGGTCTTACCGCCGAATCGCCCTCGACATCAACCGATGGCGTCAGCTACCGACAATGGTTATCAAATTATCTGGGCATGGGCAACGACGAGCATCTTGAAGAAAAGCTGGCCGAAAAATTAGGCATCCGTCCGCATGCCCGTATAATGCGGCAATTGCGTTATTTAGGATGGTTCGATCCCACCCCGATAAATAAAGGCAATCTCACTCCCGTACAATTGCTTCAATCCATGATAGAAGAAAAGCTGGCATTGAAGCAAGCCGACAAAGATCTGGTGGTGATGATGCATGATATCGTCTTTGAACGTAAGCATATCAAAACCCGGCTCAAAAGTTTTCTGGTGCTGGAGGGAGAAGATGCCATGCATACAGCCATGGCAAAAACTGTGGGGCTACCCCTTGCCATAGCCACCCGATTGATTTTAAACGGCCGGATCAACCTGAAAGGATTACATATTCCTGTAGCTCCTGAAATCTATCAGCCTGTATTGAAAGAACTTGAAGAATATGGAATCCGTTTTGAGGAAAGCTATGACTGA
- a CDS encoding tetratricopeptide repeat protein, giving the protein MAATPSRTHSTPSSQHTHRGMQSLFDRLEVFYLEQSRVINTVGIIIILLIGAYFGYKYLYLAPRNKRAASMIFKAQQYFGMDSLQKALNGDGNNYGFLQVIKRYGDTKVGHLAKYYAGVCYLRMGKFQEAIPYLKSFHPGDKVIQAEDYGLLGDAYMELGNTNEGIAYYKKAAYYNPNDLFTPFYLKRAALACEKAGRIQEAISLYQEIKTKYPLSAEGRDIDKYLARLGVVQD; this is encoded by the coding sequence ATGGCAGCAACCCCTTCCAGAACGCATTCCACCCCTTCATCTCAGCATACCCATCGGGGCATGCAATCGTTATTTGATCGCCTGGAGGTATTTTATCTTGAACAATCCAGGGTGATTAATACGGTAGGAATCATTATCATCCTGCTCATTGGAGCTTATTTTGGATATAAATACCTGTACCTTGCCCCGCGCAACAAGCGCGCCGCAAGCATGATTTTTAAAGCTCAGCAATATTTTGGGATGGACTCCCTGCAAAAGGCCCTGAATGGCGATGGGAATAATTACGGATTTCTTCAGGTAATCAAACGATATGGGGATACGAAAGTCGGTCATCTCGCCAAATATTATGCCGGCGTTTGTTATTTGCGTATGGGTAAATTTCAGGAAGCCATTCCCTATCTGAAAAGCTTTCATCCCGGCGACAAAGTGATTCAGGCCGAAGATTATGGATTGCTCGGCGATGCTTACATGGAACTGGGCAACACAAATGAAGGCATCGCTTATTACAAAAAAGCCGCCTATTATAACCCCAATGACCTTTTTACTCCATTTTACTTAAAACGTGCAGCACTGGCCTGTGAGAAAGCGGGTCGGATACAGGAAGCCATTTCCCTGTACCAGGAAATCAAAACCAAATATCCCTTAAGTGCTGAGGGCAGGGATATTGATAAATATCTGGCCCGCCTGGGTGTGGTGCAGGATTAA
- a CDS encoding NAD-dependent deacylase, producing MRKVFVVLTGAGISAESGLKTFRDAGGLWEGYRIEEVATPEAWQRNPRLVLDFYNMRRREVKRAQPNMAHLKLAELERQFDVRIITQNIDDLHERAGSSKVLHLHGEIFKMRSSLHPELIYPIEGDIHPGDCAEDGAQLRPHVVWFGEPVPAMADAIAWVEEADIFAVIGTSLQVYPAAGLLFQLSQHRPDVPVYIVDRQIPDVPIHPGWHLIEQPATRGVAIMADRLLSSYQS from the coding sequence ATGCGCAAGGTATTCGTTGTGCTAACGGGTGCAGGTATCAGTGCCGAAAGTGGTTTGAAGACTTTTCGCGATGCGGGTGGATTGTGGGAGGGGTATCGGATCGAAGAGGTGGCCACACCGGAAGCCTGGCAACGCAATCCACGGCTGGTTCTGGATTTCTACAACATGCGGCGTCGGGAAGTGAAGCGCGCTCAGCCCAATATGGCCCACCTGAAGCTGGCCGAACTGGAACGCCAATTCGACGTGCGCATCATTACCCAGAACATCGATGATTTGCACGAAAGAGCTGGATCATCGAAAGTATTGCACCTGCACGGTGAAATCTTTAAAATGCGCAGCAGCTTGCATCCTGAGCTCATTTATCCGATAGAAGGAGATATTCATCCTGGCGATTGTGCGGAAGATGGTGCCCAGCTTCGCCCGCATGTAGTATGGTTTGGAGAACCTGTTCCGGCCATGGCCGATGCAATTGCCTGGGTTGAGGAGGCGGATATTTTTGCAGTCATCGGCACTTCCTTACAGGTATATCCTGCAGCAGGTTTGCTTTTTCAGCTGAGCCAGCATAGACCCGATGTACCGGTGTATATCGTTGACCGACAGATTCCCGACGTGCCTATTCATCCGGGCTGGCATTTGATTGAGCAACCGGCTACACGGGGAGTGGCCATCATGGCCGATCGGCTGCTTTCTTCCTATCAGTCATAG